Proteins from a genomic interval of Syntrophorhabdus sp.:
- the hcp gene encoding type VI secretion system tube protein Hcp, which produces MAMTCYMTIKAKNQGDIQGDCTQQGRENTIILYGLDHTVEIPRDTHTGLPTGQRIHKALKVLTHMGKHTPKIFQAC; this is translated from the coding sequence TGGCAATGACATGCTACATGACCATCAAGGCAAAGAACCAGGGCGACATCCAGGGCGACTGCACTCAGCAGGGGCGTGAGAACACGATAATCCTCTACGGTCTCGACCACACGGTGGAGATACCGAGGGACACCCATACGGGCCTTCCGACGGGGCAGCGTATCCACAAGGCCCTCAAGGTCCTGACACACATGGGCAAGCACACGCCGAAGATCTTCCAGGCGTGCTG